The genomic window GATGCGCGCGCGATAACCGCAGTTCAAGGTGTGGTACCAGATGTTGAGTTCCCACGGAAGCGGCGTATCGCCCGCACTGATGAAGTCGACCGCATCTTGAACGACGGTGATGATGTATTCGTTCGCACCGATCCCATCGAACTTCGCCATGACGTAATTAGGCAACTCCGAGGTAGGCTCCAACGGCTCAAGACCCCACCCCGAGTGGGAATACCCGACCACGGCCCCTTGCTTTTTACCCCACTGCAGTACGGGCAAGGTCCAGCTCGGCCATTCCTCAATCTTGCTCGTACCGGGATAATCGTCTTCCTTCAAGCGCAATAGACACAGGTGCCCGGCATGGCTTGACGGGAACCCCGAAACCTCCACGTCATACCGCATGAGGTTCTGAGGTGTGGAGAGTTCGCTCACTTTGCCTTCGAAGAACGTCTTTTGGTGATACCAGCACGGCCCCCACGACAAGACACACGAAACATTCAGATCTTCGCCCAACGCTTGCCGCATCATCGCTTCAGGGTCAACGCCCGCCTGAGGACTTTCGTAATGGGAGCACCCCCCGGCATGGACATGATGATCGCCGCTATACCATCCCAGCTTCGCAAGATGAATCCATCGCTGGAGCGTGAACTCCACTTCGCATTCGGCGGGACCCTCCGTTACGGTCAACGTAGTTGTCCCCGGCACATACTCGGGTCCCCGCGTATATTCGACACGGTATTCGCCCGGCGGCAGATAGACATGCTCACCATCCGCGCGATAGATCTGCGGCTGGAAGAAGAAGTCAGGATACTCATCCACTTCGGCCAATCGCCGCGACGGGAGCGGGTAGATTCCCGCAAAGTGCTGGCCTGCCGTGAGCAGGGCGCCTGTCGGCACGCTCTGCGCTGCGGCGACGTGATAGTCGAGTTTCTTCTTGGCACCCGGCTCCGCCTCTTCCCCGAAACGCTCGATATTGTCCGATATGACAAACGACGCCATGGCAGGCGTCCCGTCGTCGTCGTGCACGTGGAAAGTGACCTTCACGGCGGGCTTGCATCGAAAGAGAACATCCAGTTGATCTCTGAACCCGAGGTCTTGCGTGCCCTGCCCGGCATCGAAAGCAATCTTCGCCTCGCGCGATCCAGCATCACGGGTATAAACCTGAAGTATTGCGTATTCCAGGGGTAACCCAGACAAGAGCGGCTCCATAGGCCGCCGGTGATACATCTCCAGTTCCAGGAAACGAGCCGCGACGTCGCCGGGAGTCAGCGCATTCTCCGGCTTGGGTTCCGCCGCGCCGCTGGATCGGTGCAGCAATGGGGCTGCATTGGGACTATCCACGCGCAGTTCGGCGCGCGTGCCCGCTTCATTGTGAACTTTCACCAGAAACGACCGCCAGCCATTCTGCATGAGAACAGGTTCAGCGGGACCTCGATGAACCTTCACGCGCATTTCAGGATTGATGTGAACGAGCACGAGACAGTAAGGATCCAGGATCTCCTGGATGGCCGTGGAGGTTTCTGCGGATGGCGCTTGCTCCTTAAGCGCGTTCAGGCGCGATGCATCTTCGTCGCG from Candidatus Hydrogenedentota bacterium includes these protein-coding regions:
- a CDS encoding CehA/McbA family metallohydrolase, encoding MLKTIVRVWVFLFVVSIAVCAQEFYTVQNVEAQPFLAHALRLNDALSFLGSRLRDEDASRLNALKEQAPSAETSTAIQEILDPYCLVLVHINPEMRVKVHRGPAEPVLMQNGWRSFLVKVHNEAGTRAELRVDSPNAAPLLHRSSGAAEPKPENALTPGDVAARFLELEMYHRRPMEPLLSGLPLEYAILQVYTRDAGSREAKIAFDAGQGTQDLGFRDQLDVLFRCKPAVKVTFHVHDDDGTPAMASFVISDNIERFGEEAEPGAKKKLDYHVAAAQSVPTGALLTAGQHFAGIYPLPSRRLAEVDEYPDFFFQPQIYRADGEHVYLPPGEYRVEYTRGPEYVPGTTTLTVTEGPAECEVEFTLQRWIHLAKLGWYSGDHHVHAGGCSHYESPQAGVDPEAMMRQALGEDLNVSCVLSWGPCWYHQKTFFEGKVSELSTPQNLMRYDVEVSGFPSSHAGHLCLLRLKEDDYPGTSKIEEWPSWTLPVLQWGKKQGAVVGYSHSGWGLEPLEPTSELPNYVMAKFDGIGANEYIITVVQDAVDFISAGDTPLPWELNIWYHTLNCGYRARISGETDFPCIYDERVGIARSYAPMKGKLDFDGFVEQIRRGANYVSDGKSHILDFRVNDALAGTENSELHLAEPKTVKVSARVAAYLPDQRGEVGEELAKKPADASPYWHIERARIENSRAVPVELIVNGYPVQRQDLIADGTLREVTFDVPVEHSSWMALRVLYSSHTNPVFVLVGDKPIRASRRSAQWCREAVDRCWQMKNPLIHESDKPAAEAAYNAAREAYDRILGECVAD